The genomic segment CCTTTGCGTTCGTCGTCGCTTTGCTCCAGGGGCGCTCGCTCCGAGCGCGGCAGCCGGCTCGAAGGGTGCCTCACCGGTCTAGACGGTGGGGCAAGCGCCGGCTCATCGTGGCGGCCGTCTTTCCTGCCCCCACGGCGCTCGGGGCGATGGGCATCGGCGGAGGCGGCCGCGCGCTGCAGCAGGACGGCGCGTTCGCGGTCGTTGCGGGTGAGCGCCGCGGCCCGCGCGAACTCGCCTCGCGCCTCGTCGTGACGGTCGAGCTTCGCGAGCAGGTCGCCGCGGACGCTCGGCAGCAGGTGGTAGCCCTGCAGCGCGGGCACCCCGGCCAGCGTGTCGACGACAGCCAGACCGTCGGCGGGACCGGAGGCCATGGCGACGGCGACTGCGCGGTTGAGTTCGACGACGGGCGATGCCGTCCGGTCGGCGAGCGCGGCGTAGAGCTCGGCGATGCGCGACCAGTCGGTGTCTTCCGGCGTGCGCGCGCGTGCGTGGCAGGCGGCGATCGCCGCCTGCAGCGTGTAGGTGCCGGGCACGCCGGCGAGCGCCTCGGCGCGCTCGAGGGGGCCAGGCCGCGGCGGATGAGCAGGCGGTCCCACCGGGCCCGGTCCTGGTCGCCGAGGAGGATCCCCTCGCCGCCGGGTCCGACCCGCGCGCGCAGGCGTGAAGCCTGCAGCTCCATCAGCGCGACGAGGCCGTGGACCTCGGGCTCCCCAGGCAGCAGCCCGGCGACGATCCGGCCGAGGCGCAGGGCCTCCTCGCACAGTTGGGGGCGGATCCACTGCTCACCGGCCGTGGCGGCGTAGCCCTCGTTGAAGATGAGGTAGACGACCTCGAGCACCGACGGCAGCCGGTCGGCCAGCTCGTCACCACGGGGCACCGCGAACCGCACCCGCTTCTCCGCGAGCGAGCGCTTCTCGCGGACGATGCGCTGCGCGACCGTCGCCTGGGCGACGAGGAACGTCCGGGCGATCTCGTCCGTGCGCAGCCCGCCCAGCAGCCGCAGGGTCAGCGCGACCCGTCCCTCGGCCGCCAGCACGGGGTGGCAGGCCATGAACACGAGCCGCAACAGGTCGTCGCCGATGTCGTCGACCGCGTCGACGAGGTCGTCCTCGGCGCCGTGCTGGCGGAGCTCGAGGTCCCGGCCGAGCTCGGTGACCTTGCGCTCGAGCCGCGCGTTGCGGCGGAACTGGTCGATCGCGCGGCGGCAGGCGACCGCCATGAGCCAGGCGCCGGGGTTGTCGGGGACGCCTGACTGCGGCCACCGCTCGAGCGCGGCCACGAGCGCCTCCTGAGCGAGCTCCTCGGCCAGGCCGATGTCGCGGACCTTGCGCGTCAGCGCCGCGACGAGCCGCGCCGACTCGATCCTCCAGACCGCCTCGACGGTGCGGTGCGCCGAGGCGTGGGGCCCACCGCCGGGGCGGGAAGAAGGATGATCGGCAGCCGTCACGGCGACCGATCAAACCACTTCCGCCGCCCGGCTGCAGTCGGGGCGCCCGGGCTGCTCCTGCTGCCGCGCACCTCCTCGCGCAGGCGCTCCTCCTGCTCCCGCAGCTCGGGCGTGAACGCCTCGCCGAAGTCCTCGGCCTCGAACACCGGCCGGATCTCGATCTCGGTGTGCACCCCTTCGGGGTTGGGGACGCGCTTGACCCACTCGATCGCCTCCTCCAGCGACGAGACCTGCCACAGCCAGTAGCCGGCGATCAGCTCCTTCGACTCGGTGAAGGGCCCGTCGACCACCGTGGTTCTCGGACCGTCGAAGCGCACACGGGCGCCCTTGGCGCTT from the Egibacteraceae bacterium genome contains:
- a CDS encoding DUF6596 domain-containing protein; protein product: MTAADHPSSRPGGGPHASAHRTVEAVWRIESARLVAALTRKVRDIGLAEELAQEALVAALERWPQSGVPDNPGAWLMAVACRRAIDQFRRNARLERKVTELGRDLELRQHGAEDDLVDAVDDIGDDLLRLVFMACHPVLAAEGRVALTLRLLGGLRTDEIARTFLVAQATVAQRIVREKRSLAEKRVRFAVPRGDELADRLPSVLEVVYLIFNEGYAATAGEQWIRPQLCEEALRLGRIVAGLLPGEPEVHGLVALMELQASRLRARVGPGGEGILLGDQDRARWDRLLIRRGLAPSSAPRRSPACPAPTRCRRRSPPATHARARRKTPTGRASPSSTPRSPTGRHRPSSNSTAQSPSPWPPVPPTVWLSSTRWPGCPRCRATTCCRASAATCSRSSTVTTRREASSRGPRRSPATTANAPSCCSARPPPPMPIAPSAVGAGKTAATMSRRLPHRLDR
- a CDS encoding YciI family protein, producing MVLMKATEDSEAGKLPSEGLLAAMGNFNDELVKAGVMLDGEGLQPSAKGARVRFDGPRTTVVDGPFTESKELIAGYWLWQVSSLEEAIEWVKRVPNPEGVHTEIEIRPVFEAEDFGEAFTPELREQEERLREEVRGSRSSPGAPTAAGRRKWFDRSP